From a single Pelmatolapia mariae isolate MD_Pm_ZW linkage group LG20, Pm_UMD_F_2, whole genome shotgun sequence genomic region:
- the LOC134619503 gene encoding aquaporin AQPAe.a: MTWREELRSRQFWHAMLAELLGTLVLVSAVLGASVPGPGDAPGGPLYPAVAVGVVIVALGHCFGEISGAQVNPAVTLALLATRRLDVLRALVYIIAQCLGASLGAGALYLALPFKTTAEHFVNRVPLELNAAKALGIEVLCTFQMVFTVFSVEDQRRRESPEPGNLAIGLAHTAGVLIGARFSGASMNPARSLGPAIITGFWEDHWVYWIGPVLGAILAGMSHDFFFARSASRQKLVACLTCKDIEIVETASMTGSSLSTVTQNAMRAKQASKQENN; the protein is encoded by the exons ATGACGTGGCGTGAG GAGCTACGTAGTCGGCAATTCTGGCACGCCATGCTGGCAGAGCTCCTCGGCACCCTGGTGTTGGTGAGTGCTGTGCTGGGTGCCTCTGTGCCAGGCCCTGGAGATGCCCCTGGAGGACCCCTGTATCCAGCGGTGGCAGTGGGTGTGGTGATTGTAGCACTGGGACACTGTTTTGGAGAAATAAGTGGGGCACAG GTGAACCCTGCTGTGACTCTGGCTCTGTTGGCCACACGGCGGCTGGATGTTCTCCGGGCCCTCGTTTATATCATTGCTCAGTGTTTGGGGGCCTCCTTAGGAGCTGGGGCCCTGTACCTGGCCCTGCCgtttaaaaccacagcagagcACTTTGTCAACAGG GTACCTTTAGAGCTGAATGCAGCCAAGGCTCTGGGCATCGAGGTCTTGTGCACCTTCCAGATGGTCTTCACCGTTTTCTCAGTGGAGGACCAGCGAAGGAGGGAGAGCCCAGAACCAGGAAACCTGGCCATTGGACTAGCACACACTGCTGGTGTGCTGATAGGG gcTCGGTTCTCTGGCGCGAGTATGAATCCCGCCCGCTCGCTGGGTCCAGCCATCATCACAGGCTTCTGGGAAGACCACTGG GTTTACTGGATCGGGCCGGTGCTTGGCGCCATACTGGCAGGGATGTCCCATGACTTCTTCTTTGCACGCAGCGCCTCTCGTCAGAAGCTGGTGGCCTGTTTGACCTGTAAGGACATCGAGATCGTGGAGACAGCAAGCATGACCGGATCGTCGCTGTCTACAGTCACGCAGAATGCCATGAGAGCCAAGCAGGCCAGCAAGCAGGAAAACAACTGA
- the baz2a gene encoding bromodomain adjacent to zinc finger domain protein 2A: MDSNNHFNYGTHSSANSGLKLSSGDSLYTNGSSMSFPQQGKNMNGEMNVNGVTTVLGSSVPGSHPPSAPYPHLSNHHQSSVGYDYLWGGHPQYGPAVSNSPAHGMHQKQSTPGMVQPQSQHHFQGHGQYQLNGGIESSHQAPVAGPANMPLTGNQYWNRSNPGTQQMSYNSHGMYGTYQSQAHPGITPPQHHQQQSLQATPHQASQQHFHSSHPLPHHRHQQHQQPQHYGMMPNGMPYYQHQPQHPSLSSPQQQQQPPPQQQTQPQAQAQMMPPASQNFTPPRGSPQHHSLGRGSTGSPLPVGMSSAQMMSPSAVQDSGSPKGHSRERSPHSSNVGMSSPMQGHTRETVREVDTSYNGSDRSPVAQRLPKTDSHQSKPPATHVGPPSDYRQLSEQPAAQRPEMSSPVRDPAVNPPPQSQLSVATANTSVSLTKSSTPPQVSAAPAFSGSPTSEAGPTIISSPDVESTSPQISTSPSVSFAPSPTAAPRLSSPPLMVQGFRPPPPGMSDISPAGSKHLLVGSSSTSSLPVSPSKLSTPLASTDSLSRPAAVSSGPPVSSSLESAFHQKPATVSGPPVQQSPPSIVSASAYSAPSLLVERQMVQESKPPSMPLRFSDASGGQHEKPGPPKLISDSVAANSSSGGLAPSQMSLSGPSTLTPPGPCSLPSASPSSVEKTPLVGSEPASTLQGQKYTPQAVDSGLSIASSPPGGMNLPSITDHVSPTVRPLSTLPLLTTQASRTAPLPSPPALVSVPPVTGTSSGVVQSSDLERHPPNTAPPCVLKQSPSKSEHRGHCEDRKALADKRNENAEEHLPLLDSGLVRMSQLEAPESHKSESQPPKSVSELPGKTLQTTLAPDQKPKNGQTDSENHHMPSDGWAAEDCTIDRAPLRKSPHLSRTSFANSSHPASQYDGNSTCNTPSGISVDSTLEKTSLLGGDSSCIEDSTHFDNSFHVRKGNSQFDNTSCAEEEPSSIFENSVDSSFSVEDSRDNTLDSTREGETSEAEETRNSCEITGESVLESSLDNTSQTEEPPVDSSDVSNTHSFVSSQQGPEAGWDPRGHDTPDSSGGINTKIAADDTMTPPSFKMRDENFIAFSTPAQSPAVHPLQQVTDQTLPAAGGNLKTPGKPRKPRTTKAIWIKPAAPEEVQLKPRGRTPKVEKMKSNEQEGTNVEPAKGRKRKKSLKVDAHETSGEAGPSTEEVDPITATIDAVLANASSISAAVEKPKKMKRVKKQDAETAADDADENDDSSTAGESGRRRVATEEQVQFPLLHGWKREIRVKKMENRMKGETWYYTPCGRRMKQFPEIVKYLKKHTDSVVTREHFSFSPRMPVGDFYEERETPEGVKWVLLANEEVPSMIMAITGRRGRPPNPDKEKPRRVRGVKGGQVRRPGRPPKPKMIDFLSKVDAKLLKRLEAKEALTEEEKEKLAKIKKKMKRKARMKRREDAKIKKMRDEKKRAKLEQEAQHLEAKAEPTDPSAPQASQPASESAAEPKNLGRRRSIKVEPTPPVQQTDTDRVAQGKRVLGARSKAKALAKAQAEAEAAAQAVLAAKRAAERRAQAQRRMEERKRQQLIAEELKKPTEDMCLTDHKPLPELSRIPGVVLSGTAFAHCLAVVEFLHGYGKVIGLNIPKDIPSLATLQEGLLGLGDSQGELQDLLIKLVEAALHDPGLPSYYQSVKILGEKLVELELTRSTVSEVLRIFLEAHGYETEVCNTLRTKPFHALPPDTKAAILGFLVEELNSSNTVINDIDNTVENMTTYRKNKWIIEGKLRKLKAALSRRTGRSEEELCFEERRRSARVAEEENLSLEENGVILERGNRRARKEEPKLSDSESPTNASIPELERQIDKLTKRQAFFRKKLLQSSHSMRAILLGQDRYRRRYLALPHLGGVLVEGPEELLTSGEVLIAEVPVTFRKKEPKKEPKVEEAPLPTTPPPTLPSSPTSATPGQAQNFSAEEEDPLPGTASLMSRPRGRGRPRKIKPEVELHLRTAKIRRRRRSSIRSRSEEGPGSPNSGTQDLTQAAFQSWLSQSQEAVMNGTCSSAGEAPEGNRPEESVKEMAEKQGQWFNLLPKQPCDDNSLTELQTPTSPSSPPKLLPQIPSTLPALTAPLVQPDPLLPCLPPADPVVPAPPALQDIPATGPDCAVPASSPPTNPQILPTPNPPAPSTPATPARPARRRRRGSRGSSPARRGPRGAAAKRRGRPPNSVFQELEQQYFTQLVVKPIPASMVRGWWWIKTPEELYITLQSLHPRGIREKVLHKHLAKHMESLAEICTKPINDPIFELKVEEKDALLEALQQPWQVQEKAMETDISALQWVEDLEQRVIAADLHLKALPQSAMTDAETTTDAPMAEFQPYTIPDPDSTRDDLQYYEHDADPRDDWIVRTKKEWSGLPRIATHPLDLGVLRLANLERNIERRYLKEPLWNPAEVMRLAPLTPTPGEEHPMDVISLESEITSRLRTWRQALDRCRSAPQLCLCLLQLEKAIAWERSVTKVTCQVCKKGDNDECLLLCDGCDRGCHMYCLRPKITQIPEGDWFCPTCVAKDEDDSLHLSKKRTRVKKRRYEDDSSEDEVTTRRSGGMTTRHKDVATPPSSSRHSGEGSSAKRRRMTTRNQPDLTFCEIILMEMEAHADAWPFLEPVNPRLVPGYRRIIKNPMDFLTMRERLLQGGYLSCEEFAADAQLVFNNCELFNEDTSEVGMAGHSMRRFFESRWAEFYSNKDK; encoded by the exons atGGACTCAAATAATCATTTCAACTATGGCACTCACTCTTCAGCAAACTCAGGACTGAAACTCTCCTCAGGGGATTCTCTTTATACTAACGGGTCCTCCATGAGTTTTCCTCAGCAGGGGAAGA ATATGAATGGCGAAATGAATGTGAATGGCGTCACTACTGTACTCGGATCCAGTGTCCCTGGTTCCCACCCACCATCGGCCCCTTATCCACACTTGAGCAACCACCATCAGAGCAGTGTGGGCTATGACTACTTGTGGGGAGGGCACCCTCAGTATGGCCCAGCTGTGAGCAACTCTCCTGCTCATGGGATGCATCAGAAGCAGTCTACACCTGGGATGGTTCAGCCTCAGTCACAGCACCACTTCCAGGGTCATGGACAGTACCAGCTGAATGGGGGGATAGAAAGCTCCCATCAGGCCCCTGTGGCAGGCCCAGCGAACATGCCTCTCACGGGGAACCAGTACTGGAACAGGAGTAACCCTGGCACCCAGCAGATGAGTTATAATTCCCATGGCATGTATGGGACCTACCAGAGTCAAGCACATCCTGGGATTACACCACCACAGCATCACCAGCAGCAGTCCTTACAGGCAACCCCTCATCAGGCATCACAACAACACTTCCATTCCTCCCACCCTCTCCCACACCACCGCCACCAGCAGCACCAGCAACCACAGCATTACGGCATGATGCCGAATGGGATGCCGTATTACCAGCATCAGCCCCAGCACCCGTCCCTGTCATcaccccagcagcagcagcagccgccACCACAACAGCAAACTCAGCCACAAGCCCAGGCTCAGATGATGCCCCCAGCTTCTCAGAATTTCACTCCTCCACGTGGCAGCCCGCAGCACCACAGCTTAGGCAGAGGGAGCACTGGCAGCCCTCTGCCCGTGGGGATGTCCTCGGCACAAATGATGTCACCATCAGCTGTGCAGGATAGTGGATCTCCAAAGGGCCACAGCAGGGAACGGAGCCCCCACTCTAGCAATGTGGGGATGTCCTCTCCAATGCAAG GGCATACGAGGGAAACTGTCAGGGAGGTAGACACAAGCTACAACGGCAGTGATAGGTCACCTGTTGCCCAGAGGCTACCCAAGACTGATAGTCACCAATCCAAACCTCCTGCTACTCATGTGGGTCCTCCGAGTGATTATCGTCAGCTTTCGGAACAGCCAGCAGCTCAGCGCCCAGAAATGTCTTCCCCAGTCAGAGATCCAGCTGTTAACCCACCTCCTCAGTCGCAGCTCTCTGTGGCTACAGCAAATACATCTGTTTCTTTAACCAAGTCCTCAACACCACCTCAGGTGTCTGCAGCTCCTGCTTTCTCTGGGTCTCCTACATCTGAGGCTGGACCCACTATAATTTCGTCTCCTGATGTAGAATCTACGTCACCACAAATATCAACATCTCCCAGTGTATCCTTTGCCCCATCTCCAACAGCTGCTCCCAGGCTCTCTTCTCCTCCCCTGATGGTTCAAGGCTTCAGGCCTCCCCCTCCTGGCATGAGTGATATATCACCTGCAGGATCCAAGCATCTGTTAGTGGGGTCTTCATCCACCTCATCGCTTCCTGTATCACCTTCAAAGCTGTCTACACCTCTTGCTTCGACTGATAGTTTGTCTAGACCTGCAGCAGTTTCTTCAGGGCCTCCAGTCTCTTCATCATTGGAGTCTGCATTTCATCAAAAGCCTGCAACTGTTTCTGGACCTCCTGTACAACAGTCGCCTCCTTCCATAGTGTCTGCATCTGCTTACTCTGCACCCAGCTTGTTGGTTGAGAGGCAAATGGTTCAAGAATCTAAGCCACCTTCGATGCCACTACGTTTCTCTGATGCATCTGGAGGTCAGCATGAAAAGCCTGGACCCCCAAAACTGATTTCTGACTCTGTGGCTGCAAATTCCTCATCTGGCGGTTTAGCTCCATCTCAGATGTCTTTATCGGGACCTTCAACCTTAACACCACCTGGCCCTTGCTCATTACCATCTGCATCACCCTCTTCAGTGGAAAAAACTCCTCTAGTTGGCAGTGaaccagcatccacactgcaggGTCAGAAATACACTCCTCAAGCTGTTGATTCGGGTCTTTCCATTGCTTCATCACCACCAGGAGGCATGAATTTGCCCTCGATCACAGACCATGTAAGTCCTACAGTGAGACCTCTGTCTACCCTACCTCTTCTAACCACTCAAGCCTCCAGGACTGCACCCCTGCCCAGCCCTCCTGCCTTGGTGTCTGTGCCTCCTGTAACGGGTACATCTTCTGGAGTGGTCCAAAGTTCTGACCTTGAGCGACATCCTCCTAACACCGCTCCTCCTTGTGTGCTAAAGCAGTCACCTTCCAAGTCTGAGCACCGTGGCCATTGTGAGGATAGGAAAGCACTAGCtgataaaagaaatgaaaacgcAGAGGAACACCTCCCTTTGCTTGATTCAGGCCTGGTAAGGATGTCACAGCTGGAAGCACCTGAGAGTCATAAATCTGAAAGTCAGCCACCCAAATCCGTCTCTGAGCTTCCTGGGAAAACTTTACAAACCACACTCGCTCCTGATCAAAAGCCCAAGAATGGGCAAACAGATTCTGAAAATCACCACATGCCAAGTGATGGCTGGGCAGCAGAGGACTGCACGATAGACCGAGCTCCTCTCAGAAAGTCTCCACACCTTAGCAGGACAAGCTTTGCAAACTCTTCGCATCCGGCCTCTCAGTATGACGGCAATTCAACCTGTAACACCCCCTCTGGAATCAGTGTCGACTCTACTTTAGAAAAGACCTCTCTTTTAGGCGGTGATAGCTCATGCATAGAGGACTCGACTCACTTTGACAACAGCTTTCACGTGAGAAAGGGCAATTCTCAGTTTGACAACACTTCCTGCGCAGAAGAGGAGCCATCTAGTATATTTGAGAACTCTGTAGATAGCAGCTTTTCTGTGGAAGATTCCAGAGACAACACATTAGACTCCACCAGGGAAGGAGAGACATCAGAAGCAGAAGAAACCAGGAACAGCTGCGAAATTACAGGAGAATCAGTGCTGGAGTCTTCTCTAGACAACACCTCTCAGACTGAAGAGCCTCCTGTTGATTCGAGTGATGTGTCCAACACACACTCTTTTGTGTCATCTCAGCAAG GACCTGAAGCAGGCTGGGATCCCAGAGGACATGATACACCAGACTCATCTGGAGGCATTAATACTAAAATCGCTGCCGATGACACAATGACACCACCAAGTTTCAAGATGAGAGATGAGAACTTCATCGCCTTCAGTACCCCAGCACAGAGCCCTGCTGTACACCCACTCCAACAAGTTACTGATCAGACTTTGCCAGCTGCCGGAGGAAATCTGAAAACCCCAGGGAAACCACGCAAACCTCGAACTACTAAGGCAATATGGATTAAACCTGCAG CTCCAGAGGAGGTCCAGCTGAAGCCTCGGGGTCGAACCCCAAAGGTGGAGAAAATGAAGTCTAACGAACAGGAAGGGACTAATGTGGAGCCAGCTAAgggcagaaagagaaagaagtcTCTTAAGGTTGATGCACACGAAACATCTGGGGAGGCTGGGCCTTCCACAGAAGAGGTTGATCCAATAACAGCCACGATTGACGCTGTTTTGGCCAACGCTTCATCTATCAGTGCAGCAGTCGAGAAACCCAAGAAGATGAAAAGGGTGAAGAAACAAGATGCAGAAACAGCtgctgatgatgctgatgaAAACGACGACAGCTCCACTGCAG gtgaatctggcagACGAAGAGTGGCAACAGAGGAGCAGGTCCAGTTCCCTCTGCTGCACGG TTGGAAGAGAGAGATTCGTGTGAAGAAAATGGAGAACCGGATGAAGGGCGAAACTTGGTACTATACTCCTTGTGGAAGGAGGATGAAACAGTTTCCAGAAATTGTCAAG TACTtgaagaaacacacagacagtgtGGTCACGCGAGAACACTTCAGCTTCAGTCCACGCATGCCTGTTGGAGACTTCTACGAAGAGAGAGAAACTCCAGAG GGTGTGAAGTGGGTCCTTCTGGCTAATGAGGAAGTTCCCTCTATGATCATGGCCATCACTGGTCGGCGTGGTCGACCTCCAAATCCCGATAAAGAAAAACCTCGCAGGGTTCGTGGGGTAAAGGGAGGACAGGTCCGTCGCCCCGGTAGACCTCCTAAACCGAAGATGATTGATTTCCTTAGCAAAGTTGATGCCAAGCTGCTGAAACGACTTGAGGCCAAGG AAGCTCTCacagaggaggaaaaggagaaattggcaaaaatcaaaaagaaaatgaaaagaaag gcaAGAATGAAGAGAAGGGAGGATGCAAAGATTAAGAAAATGagagatgaaaaaaagagagcgaAG ctCGAGCAAGAGGCCCAGCACCTAGAGGCAAAGGCTGAACCAACTGACCCATCAGCGCCACAGGCTTCACAGCCGGCATCAGAATCTGCTGCAGAGCCTAAGAATCTCGGCCGGAGGAGGTCAATTAAGGTTGAGCCCACCCCACCGGTTCAGCAGACTGACACGGACAGGGTGGCCCAGGGTAAGAGGGTGCTGGGGGCTCGGAGTAAAGCCAAGGCCCTGGCTAAAGCTCAGGCGGAGGCAGAGGCTGCAGCTCAGGCTGTTCTGGCTGCtaagagggcagcagagcggAGAGCACAGGCCCAGCGACGGATGGAGGAGCGGAAGAGGCAGCAGTTGATAGCCGAAGAGCTGAAGAAGCCCACAGAGGATATGTGTCTCACTGATCACAAA CCCCTCCCAGAGCTGTCCCGTATTCCTGGTGTGGTGCTTTCTGGAACAGCTTTTGCACACTGTCTGGCTGTGGTAGAGTTCTTACACGGTTATGGAAAGGTGATCGGTCTCAACATACCCAAGGACATCCCCAGCCTTGCTACCCTGCAGGAAGGCCTCCTGGGCCTGGGTGACAGCCAAGGAGAGCTGCAGGATCTACTGATAAAGCTGGTGGAGGCTGCACTACATGATCCAGGCCTACCATCGTATTATCAG TCGGTAAAGATCCTTGGGGAAAAGCTGGTTGAGTTGGAGCTGACCCGCAGCACGGTTTCAGAAGTACTTCGCATCTTTTTGGAAGCTCATGGCTATGAGACAGAAGTGTGCAACACCCTGAGAACCAAACCATTTCATGCCCTGCCTCCTGACACCAAGGCAGCCATACTGGGTTTCCTTGTGGAAGAGCTTAACAGCAGTAACACTGTGATCAA tGATATTGACAACACAGTGGAGAATATGACAACCTACAGGAAGAACAAGTGGATCATTGAGGGGAAACTCCGAAA ACTGAAGGCGGCGCTATCACGTCGTACAGGACGCTCAGAGgaagagctgtgttttgagGAGAGGAGGCGTAGTGCCAGAGTAGCTGAGGAGGAGAACCTCAGCCTGGAGGAGAATGGTGTAATCCTTGAGAGAGGGAACCGCCGTGCACGCAAAGAAGAACCCAAACTCAGTGAT AGCGAGAGCCCTACCAATGCTAGCATTCCAGAGCTTGAAAGGCAGATAGATAAGCTAACTAAG CGCCAAGCGTTTTTCCGTAAAAAGCTGCTACAGTCATCTCATTCCATGCGGGCCATACTGCTGGGGCAGGACCGTTACCGGCGCAGATATTTGGCCCTACCTCACCTTGGAGGAGTTCTTGTCGAGGGCCCTGAAGAGCTGCTGA CTTCTGGAGAAGTCCTTATAGCGGAGGTGCCTGTCACCTTCCGTAAAAAAGAGCCCAAAAAGGAGCCCAAAGTTGAGGAAGCTCCCTTGCCAACCACTCCTCCTCCTACTCTGCCTTCCTCTCCGACTTCTGCGACCCCAGGCCAGGCCCAGAACTTCTCTGCGGAGGAGGAGGATCCCCTCCCGGGCACTGCATCCCTCATGAGCAGGCCGAGAGGACGCGGACGTCCCCGGAAAATCAAACCTGAAGTCGAGCTTCACCTCCGCACAGCAAAAATCCGCCGGCGGCGTAGAAGTAGCATCAGGTCCCGGAGTGAGGAAGGGCCAGGATCACCAAATAGCGGGACACAAGACCTCACACAAGCGGCTTTCCAGAGctggctcagccaatcacaggaaGCAGTGATGAATGGCACATGCTCATCAGCAGGGGAAGCTCCAGAGGGTAATCGACCAGAGGAGAGTGTTAAAGAGATGGCAGAGAAGCAAGGACAGTGGTTCAACCTGCTCCCCAAACAACCGTGTGATGATAACTCTCTGACTGAGCTCCAGACGCCCACTTCACCCAGCTCACCCCCCAAACTTCTCCCGCAGATCCCGAGTACTCTGCCTGCACTTACTGCTCCACTCGTGCAG CCGGACCCACTTTTGCCTTGCCTACCTCCTGCTGACCCTGTGGTTCCAGCACCACCAGCACTACAGGACATTCCAGCTACAGGCCCTGATTGTGCTGTCCCAGCCAGTTCTCCACCAACAAACCCTCAGATCCTTCCAACTCCTAATCCCCCAGCTCCATCCACTCCTGCCACACCTGCCAGACCAGCTCGCAGGCGAAGGAGaggcagcagaggcagcagtccTGCCCGCAGAGGGCCCCGTGGAGCTGCAGCAAAACGCCGCGGCCGCCCACCAAACTCAGTTTTCCAGGAGCTTGAACAGCAGTACTTCACACAGCTCGTGGTCAAGCCTATCCCAGCAT CAATGGTGCGTGGCTGGTGGTGGATCAAGACTCCAGAGGAACTGTATATCACCTTGCAGTCCCTCCATCCAAGAGGCATCAGGGAGAAGGTGCTCCATAAGCATTTAGCCAAACACATGGAGAGCTTGGCCGAGATATGCACCAAACCTATTAACG ACCCAATATTTGAGTTGAAGGTAGAAGAGAAGGATGCTCTGCTAGAGGCTCTGCAGCAGCCCTGGCAAGTGCAGGAGAAGGCAATGGAGACAGATATCAGCGCACTACAGTGGGTGGAGGACCTGGAACAGCGGGTTATTGCTGCTGACCTCCATTTGAAG gCACTTCCTCAGAGCGCTATGACCGATGCTGAAACAACCACAGATGCACCAATGGCCGAATTTCAG CCCTACACAATCCCAGATCCAGACTCCACACGCGATGACCTCCAATACTACGAACATGACGCTGACCCACGTGACGACTGGATCGTGCGAACCAAGAAGGAGTGGTCTGGCTTGCCGCGAATCGCCACGCACCCGCTGGACCTGGGCGTGCTGCGGCTAGCCAACCTCGAGCGAAACATCGAGAGACGCTACCTGAAGGAGCCGCTCTGGAACCCCGCAGAAGTGATGCGCCTCGCTCCTCTCACCCCCACACCTGGAGAGGAGCATCCCATGGATGTCATTAG TCTGGAAAGTGAAATCACATCTCGACTGCGGACATGGCGTCAGGCTTTAGACCGCTGCCGTAGTGCTCCCcagctgtgtctgtgtttacttCAGTTGGAAAAGGCCATTGCTTGGGAGAGATCTGTGACTAAAGTG acctgCCAAGTTTGCAAGAAGGGAGACAATGATGAGTGCCTGCTGCTGTGCGACGGCTGCGATCGTGGCTGCCACATGTACTGCTTGCGGCCTAAAATCACCCAGATTCCAGAGGGAGACTGGTTTTGTCCCACTTGTGTCGCTAAG GATGAAGACGATTCACTGCACTTGTCCAAAAAGCGCACCAGGGTGAAGAAGAGACGTTACGAAGACGACAGCTCCGAGGACGAGGTGACAACACGACGCAGTGGCGGAATGACGACACGGCACAAAGACGTGGCGACACCTCCCTCATCTTCTCGTCACTCCGGAGAAGGAAGCAGCGCTAAACGGCGCCGCATGACAACACGCAACCAACCCGACCTCACCTTCTGCGA GATCATTCTAATGGAGATGGAGGCTCATGCAGACGCCTGGCCATTCCTTGAACCCGTCAATCCTCGACTGGTGCCAGGTTACCGCCGAATCATCAAGAACCCCATGGACTTCCTCACCATGAGAGAAAGACTGTTACAAGGAGG GTACCTCAGCTGCGAGGAATTTGCAGCAGATGCTCAGTTGGTCTTCAACAACTGTGAGCTCTTCAATGAAGACACGTCAGAGGTGGGAATGGCAGGACATTCGATGAGGCGTTTCTTTGAGAGCCGCTGGGCGGAGTTCTACTCAAATAAGGACAAATAG